A window of Fusarium oxysporum Fo47 chromosome II, complete sequence genomic DNA:
ACATTGCAACTACACAAGGTGATCTTCCACGCATGTTAGGGGTCAAGCAAAACAGCCAGGATGATTTCTTACTTTGCTAAGTCTCATAGCTCTCTTGCAGTTCTATATTACACAATACTTAGATACAATCTATACTTGGGGTGATATACAATTGACATGGTAATGTCACCATCATTATCTACTCATTCATCATACAGCTTTAAATCGTACAGAATCCAACCATGACAGAGCTCAGTTGATCGCAACTCTCTTTTCGGCTTTGTCCTTTTTCTTGGCACCCTTCATACTTCTTCGCGGTCGACTCCTCTTGTGTTCTGGCAAGACACGAGGCTTGTTATGTAACCATCCTTGAATAGGTTGACGGGAGTCAATGAATCGCCCCTCAGGACTGAAGACATCGACTGCTGGCCAGCCAGGTTCTGTCACAGGCTCAGGCTCCTTACGCCTCTTCACCGCCGGAGTTCCTGCATCTATTCGCTGAGCCCTCATGGCTGCAAAAGGATCAGACGTATCGAGCTGCTTCGGCTTGGCCCTTTCGTCGAATTGGGGTTGTTGGTCTGGAAATACCTTCATAGCAACATCCTGCGCGCGGACTTGagcaacaagctcaacataACCCACACCCTCGATGAGAATGTCTGTCGATAACACTCGGAAAGGAAGCCTGTCGACGTTTAACCCAATCGCATTCTTCCGTGTAAGAGGGCCAGCTCTTTTTCTGGTGACATCGTGAGACAGCTTAAATGTTCCGGCATGCTTCATCTTGCCTCCAATTCCAGGAAGCATGATACTTGGTACACCGATGGATTCTCGTGTCTGCTCCTGGAAAGCAATAGCCTTCTCAGTCTGAGTGAGGTGCTCCTCCAAGGGTGTAAAGTTGTATGCCAGAAAGACCAAGCCCGGGTTCTTAGGTGTGATGCGGATGAGACCTCCTCCTAGTATGAGGGACTTGCCAGGCGTCATTGAAACCTGTTCAGGCACAATGCGCTTCTTCATGATCATCGATTGACGGCACTCCTCCTTCACAAACAAGTCTAGGTCGCTTCGTGCCAAGCCAGGAAGGTCGATTAATTCGCCTTTTCCGTTTCCAAAAGGTACCCGAATTGGGGATGCTGTTGTGCCAGGGAGCGAGGATACCAGAGGCATGTCGGGATAGTTCTGAGCCGGCTGAGGGGGCGGAAGCAATTCCCCAACATCCATATCTTGCTCTCCAACCTGTTCGGCATATATCGATTCCGCGCTGACGCTATCCCGAGGATATGTTGATACTGATGCCCTCCCAGCCTCCTTGCTTGGCCCCATTCTGCCTTTGGGATAGACAGCCTCAAAGAGCTGACTTTTGCCCACGTTGACCTTTCCAACCATCCACCCCGCACCGCCGCGCTGCCAGATATCTTCTCTCACCTCCGTGCACCACCAAGCGCGTTTTGCGCTAACGCATCGGACATTGCCAAGACGAACCCTGCCTCCAAGTCGGCCGAGAGCATCTCGTAGTACTTCACGAAGGTAGGGCATCATTGAGTCCACAATCTCTTTCGTAGGGCCAAGAAGGTCGCCGCGAGTGATGATAAAACTCAGTTCTGTCTTGCGATCATTTTGGTACTTGCCCGATCGTGATCTTCGATTGCGTGTCCTGATTGGAATGTCGCCGAGGAGAACATTAAGTCGAGGGATGAGCGACATGGGGAAATCGGCAGCATCGATGACATGATATATGTGATTATACTTGTGCGGCGATTCCTCGATGGTTTCGCGCAAGGACTCAACGGTGGGATGGAACATAGCAACCTTTGCTGTGTCGCTCGAGGTGCTGTAATGTTGTAAATTGTGGCATCGATCGCAGACAGGCTGTTTATCTTGGGGCAGTGATTCTTTTTACTTGTTAGCTTCTGTATGGTTCGTAGTAAAAGAGTGGGAGGCGTACTCGGAGCAATATTTTCCTCTTTCTCAGCTCCAGTTACTAAGAGAGAGGGATCTAGGCCAAGAGCTTCCAGCTGGCCTGGGTCCAAGGTTTTGAGAACGTCATCGACAACTCCATCTTCCTGGCTCGCTGTATGCTGATGCTCAAAAGCCTTTGGGTTCAACCACTTTTTAACTCTTTTGCTCTCAGGGTCGAAATAGCCCAGCATTTGCGGATCACTCGTTTGCGTAAAGGCACCGCATCCCGTGCAATTTAATGGTAAGCGTCTCTTAGGAATCTCAAGGCCCAGAGAGGAATTTTCGCTTGTTGTGATTGGTGCATCTTGGATTGTCGCTTCGGTGTGATTAAGTCGTCGAGTATGTATCGGAGTTGGTAAAGGCGTCGCTTTTGGTGTTCTATGAAATCGACTCGAAGCTCCAACGGCCGGACATAAAAATAAAGGAACACTCGACGAAGCAGATGCTTCACCAATACTGAGAGCCCGGTTGATCCATCGAGCTGACAATGCGCGGTGCATTGCGTTGTTTCTATAGTGAAGAAACGAATTCGGGTTGTCGCAACTAAAAATGTTGGACTTGCACAGATTATCCCAAAAATTTCCTAGGAAATCATAGCTTTGTTAGCCTCCGCCATAAGTCAAAGTGGCATTGGATGCATATGAACCCCACCGGCCAGTTCGGGTCAACGCTCGGCCCGCAGCCTCCAGCACAGCGTTTCCCTTTGGGGCAGGGGTCTATGATTTTCTGGGCCTAGAGCCGTCGACTTTTTGAAGCATTGCGACCACGGAACTGGTTCGATTCTGAAGAAACGCTTGCGTAACCTTTATAGATTAAAGGTTTGCGCAGTTCAAGATGAGGTCTCTCGGTGAGCGTTTCAACAAGCTTCGCGCTGTAAGTCAATTCTCGGGGTTCGCGTTGTAAGGATGTGGCTGACAGTTGATATAGAAGGTAGATATCTCTCCCACAAACGACGATCCGCGATCCATTACTCACGATTGAATCAGCTCATTTCCTTAAGATGCGGCCCGGGTGCAGCAATCCTCCCCCCAGAGGTGACCAGAATACATATGGACTTTGCAACGAGCTTCAAGAACGGTCATATGGGCGCCAAGTTAGTCCATATATCAAGGTCTCTGGCACATCAACTGATACACCAAAAAACAGAAAGTTCTGGCGTGAGAACCTCCCCCGACTAAAATACCATAATCCCTCAGTTCCTATGATCGTCAATCGTCACAGCCGGAACAACAAGAAGCCTACACTCTCTATCTATCTCCGCAAACCCGACGCTTCAACTCCCGCACCCGCTACCCGTTCCCAGCCCTCCTCATCACGCAATAACATGTCCAAGGCTACACCACCGGACGCTGACGAGAAGATCATTACCGTCGATATGACTGAGAAACACTCCTCTCACATTCTTGAATACGTACTTGCCGAGACCCGTGCTGTCCCCATCAAACCcaccaaggaggagattCGTGAATTGCAGGAGTTGGACGCCATGGCCAGACAAGCCGAGGTCGACCGAGCACGTATGAGGAGTCTAcgtgaggagaagaaacgcGAGGAGGACATGCTGAAGCGAGCCCGGGCTGCTGGCGGtgttgctgaggaagaggattCGTGAAAAGGCTTTGAATGAAAGAGACCATAACGATGCTGTACAATAAATGTGTATTAACGAATGCCACATATCTGGCAAGTGTACAAGTTGGAAATTTAGAAAGTCCCACTACCTTCTGCTTGGACCCCTACGTTGGTCGATGAACGGATTGTTGGGCTGTCGCACACGTACAACGTACATTTCAATGTTGAAGAATTGCGATTCTCCGATAGAATCTCTTATAGACAAACGACTTCAGTTTCTAATTGCACCTTGAGAGGTCCTATATATAGATCTACACTCCCAAAACCCCTTGAACTACCTATCAAAACTCCGTAAATGAAATGAATGCTCATTCGTAATTTCATCAACTGTACCATTTACTTTATCCCAAAGCCCTCACTTTCATGAACAGCAGTCCACAATAACTTCTCTAACCTTTCTTTTGACTTGTATCGTGACAGAGATAGCATGTTGAAGCACGTTCGAGCAATGGGGAACCTGCCTTCATCCTCACCGAGGCAGGATATCTTAATCGGTAGTACAGCTGCACCCATAGCAGGAATTCGATCGCTACCAGTGATGAACAGGAGTAGTTTccgttgatcttgagatgtCGCCGCCTGAAATGTCTCCCAGAACCAGTCAATAACAGGTTCGGAACCATCTGGCTTTTTAGTTCCCCAGTTATCATACTCAGCAACTCCCCTTAGCGAGTTGATGTCAAGTGCTTCATCAGAGCCTCGTACAAGGAGTTCAATCTCTTCTGGCCTAAAGAGAGACAGAGCATTACCTCCACATACAGTGTAGAAACCTCGTTTGAAGGGTTCGAACTGCCTTGTTACAGACACATCGATTATGTACCGCACGTAAAGGTCCACGTATTCTCGACGGTTGCTGTTTGTGACAGGGATGCGTTCGCCTCCAGGGCAAAGGGGAACCTGCACCTGAGTACCGTATTTATCCATATCAATAACGAAATCGAGACAGAAGGTGTCTTCCACATTGCCTTCATATTCTAGCAACTGCCGTAATCCTCGAGCTAGTCGAGGCCGGTATTCTGCCAGGTCTTCGAGGGTATAACGCATGGGAGGTCTTGGGTGAGCTGATGCCCCTGTACCGTGTGTTGGAGCAGATGCAATAAGTTTTCGAAATGCAAAAGGAGGGAGAGCCACATCCAGAATAGTCGAGTTGTATATAGCAAGTCCCATCACGACTCCGACCAAGAAGAACTGATCGGAGGTTTCAAAAGCGTTCGGGTTGAAATAGCAATACTGAGAATCCTCGTCATAAAGAAAAAGGCCTATCGAGAGTCAGCAGGGCCCCTGTTTCTATTGGGCAATTCGACTTACCATGGTCGGGATTGAAAACTTCTCTGGCCAGAAGTAAAAACCATTCTTTCCGTAGACCACCAGCATCTACTCCCTCCTCACCACTAAAGGTAATACGAAGACCCTTTTTTATATCCTCGCTCCCACTTCCAATCACCTCGCTGACAGCTTTTAGACTATCATCCACCAGACAATCTCGGCGAACAGTTAATTCGAGGAACTGGTTGATAGCCTTGCGACTCATGATACTATCAAAAAAGGCGTCACGGGCTTTGCTCTGCATCTGGCGCCGAGCATCGTGCTCAAGAATATGGTTCTTGGCCCATATGCTCAAAAGGAATGGGTACTGGCAGAACGTGAACTTGCTCCTACGAGCTTCCCAATTCTCAAAGTCCGCAACTAAGTCAGTGTAGTCGATCATTGAATTGTAAAAGTCGCTCGTTGGTAGGATTTGTCCGTGAGAATGAACACTAGAGCGACCCTCGGCCGAGCCCGAAGGGGATTCTTCATTTCTCCGGCTGTGTGGCAAGTTATTGGCAGCGAAGAGGAGCGCCAAGACCCGCGAAGAAGCTCTAATCTGCCAATCTTCGGCATACATGATTTTCTTTTCAGgctccttggccttcttcgaCGAGTTTGCGCGGTGTATCTCATCGTAGAGGTAAGCTCCTGAGCGCCCTTCTTGCATTTGCGGTATCAGGCCAGCTGTAATGTCAACTTTCACCTCTTGCTTCTTTCCACTCTGTCGAATCATCCGATATGTTAAGAAACCAGATGCTAACTCTTTGGTACGAATGAAGCGAGAAGGGTGATGTCTTGAAAACCAGGCGATTAACTGGTTATGGCATTCAGCCGACGAGTTTGATACTAAACCCACTATGCGCTTGATGATGCCAGAGTGTTGCCCAGATACAGGCCCAGATTCAGGGGTGCTGGCTTTTCTCTGCTGTATTGACCTTGGGCCAGAAGGCAAGTTTTTCTCGAATTGTAGAATTCCCCGAAACAATGTTTCATGTTCGTGTAGTAATGGGTTTTCTAAGATGATTAGGAGAAACCTCAAGTCTGCTGGATCCTTCAATGGCCTTCCAGGTCTTCTTAGAAGCATTTCGGTTGCTTTAAGGAGAACTCGCCGAGCATGTTCTTGGCCCTGCAGTAGTTCCCGCTCTATTAATTGCAATTCTCGTTGAGAAGGGGTTAAAAAGCCTTTTCCTTGACACATCTCCTCGTAAATCGCAAACCATCCCTCAGCAGGATTCACGATAGTGGTGTACCATTTGATGAGATCGCCCCAGCTCATTTGCGGTGTCTTCGTGTTGACCGGTGCGCTTGAGAAACTCCGTTCCACACGGTTTGTCGACGGCCGTCGAGGCCGAGAGTCTTCTTGGTTTCCCATCCACCATGTCCCATTCTCGGCAAAGTCACCTAAAAGTAGCAACTTTGGATCGAGGTCGCATGATCCATCTTCAAATTGCGGAGTAAACTGCTCCTCTCGTGGCTCACGAGCAGCATGGTTTCCTGAAGGCTCGCGACGATGCCCTCTCTGTTCACGAGGCTCACTAGGTAGCATAGGCTTGCGACGAGTTGATTCGCTTCTACATCTAATGGGCTGGCGGTGGGTATGCGTTAGGAATGATGAGTTAATACATTCGAATGAGCCAAAGCAGGCTACGATGTAGTCTTCCAAAGCCTTGAATATCCTTTTCGGGTCACCCTCAGATTGATCCGGCAATTTACGTTGCTCTTTTGGCTCTTTTGGCCCGCGTTCTTGCAATATCTTACGTACTGGAGGTCTTTCGGtgtaagaagaagagaaggatcgCATTGGCGTAGGGTTCGGTTGGGCGGGACTCGACCGTAGTGTCGGTTCCTCATCGAACACATAATGAGAAACCTGTATAGTAGGGGACTCGGATGAAGGCGCTGCTTCCTGTCTAAAATCGACCGGCGCAAGGCTTTGGCCAGCAGCCTGCATTCGGCTGCTAAATGACAACTTGCTCTGCGGCGGCGGTTGTGGCGGCGCCTCGGTGGGAGGTTCAGGAATTGAATGCAACTTCTTAGAAAGGAAGGATTGTATGGATTGTTGAACCAGTCGCTTTGTCTGTTCGATCGAGATATGCGGACCTGCACCTATATTAGTGATTGTCCTCTTCCTGTTGCCTTTGCTCCTACCTCGAGTTGGGACAGACTGGGTGGGATCCTGGCTTGCATCTCTACGCGACTTCGAACCATCATGGTCTGCACTCAGAGGCTCCAAATCATTGACTGTAGTACAGATCGTGCATTTGAACACCTTGAGCTCCCGCGGCCACCGTACTAACGAGCCACATGTCATGCAGTTGCCTGTCGTAAAATCCTTACTTCCTACAGGGCCGTTTCGAGTATGAGAAGGGTTTCGAGCGTGCGTCTTTGGTGCTTGTCGAGGCATTGCCGAGTCATCATCTGCAAAACCCAGGTCAGGCGGTGGTGCGCCGACTGAGTTCTGTCTCTTTTTCTTGCTGCTGAAGAGAGAAGGGAAAGGCTGGCTCATAGAGCGCGTGTGCTGTGGCCGACGAGGTTTGGAAGATTGAGGTCGCGAGGGATGCAAGTCAGACTCGTCGGAGCTGGAATCGGCGTTGGCATTGGAGAAGGATAACTCGAGGCGATTCCCGTTTGATGTATTTGGCAGATTCGTCGAGTAGAGCGCAGGTAATGTGGTAGGCGTGTGTAAGGCCGTATTGTGAATTCGACTGATGAGGTCACCGTTAGAGTTGTTGTTGGGTTGCGACCCACGACGACTCGACCAGGGAGCCATTTCTAGGGAAGTTACTAAGGATTCAGGGAGGCGATCTCATGCAAGACACGAGACACTTGTCGAGATAATATTCTGCAACTTTTGGAGAATGGTTTGAAGGAAGGAAAAATATTGAATCAGAGTTTAAACGTCTTTTGTCAGTCAAGCATGATGGACATGATCCAAAGTCAGCATGTTCCAAACGGGAGTTGACGCCAGCAGCAGACAAGCCCAATTCAGCTCGGCGAAGTCAGCCAAACAAACCCATGCTTTGTCCTCTGGCACCTAGTCTCCAAAgagtggaggaagaagaagaagaagaagaagattaaaATTGGGTTAACGAGTCTGCGGAAACAAAGCAATGAACGATGAGTGATGGGTGCAGCTCAAGCCGTGGCTGTGGTTGGTGAAACGAGCCCGGTTTGCACGTATAGGTAGTGCTGATGAGTAAAGATATTAGGACTTGATCCAATACCTTGTTTAGTCTATGAAACCCAATGGCCGTAATAATAAATCGTATGCAACGCGCGGCCGCCGACTTTTGAGTTCCTGATTATCTTGGCCCATTTTGTTCTGACGAATTCATCACAGATCCTGACTTTTCCCCTTGTCTCTCAGACGTCTCCACGACACCCGGAAATTTTGGGCTTTGAACTCCAATTGAATATCGCCTGTAAACGCCGAGAAGCAGGGGTTGACGAGAGGCTTGACGGATACGGGCATTACCAGGGCTTCCAAGCAAACGTGGAGTTACTGGCGGCCAGTGAGGAATGGAGAGGACGAAATATGAGATTCGGGTGTTTATCAGCTCCTCTTTCACCGCAATGGGAAACGTGAGTATCCTGCCTTTTTACAGGTTTGACAGGTGAGTGTATCTTTTTTAAGACCTCGTATCATGTTAGTGGTTGGCTTCTTTAACCCGGTCCAATGATCGTGAAGCTAATGACCGCATCTGGGTTTAATAAATTGGATGCTGTGTTACTCTATTTCGTATCTTTACCGCTGCAACAACCCAAGTTTGAGACTGCACTGCAAATGCAACCAATACAACTTTTTGTTAATAGAATTCTTAACTGCAGAAAAATGGCAGTGTCTAGGGAGACGTTGTCCTCCAATTTAATGAACAAAAGAGATAGATCGAAACGCGCCGTTCAGTTGATTCCACTGTCTCCAGTTGGGTCCCCGCAAACGATCCATGTCTTTGGTGGTAGACGCCGGCCGGCCGAAGCCGGCTCTTATTATggaagcatcatcaacaaggctGCTAAAGTGAATGGCAGTGGAGCATTTATATGCAAGACACAATCGACATTGTGGGCTCACACTTAATAAGAGGCTCTTATCTTGTACGAGAATTACAAAGAAAATGTCATCTGAGTCTACAAGGTAACAAATTATTGACAAAGCTCGGTCATCTTGACAAATTATTGGAGGTAATTACCAACGTTGGTGTTCAACCCATTGCCAACCCTGAAACTGAAAATCTGATGACCTTTATTGTACATCTGACTCTATGCCAATGGAACCTAACACAAGGTATCCGGAACTAGGTCAGATCCATAGACAAGAGACCCAATATCAAATCCTTATCACCAAGGTACCGTTTCCCGAAGTGTGTATCAGCACCACAATATCTCCACGCATTTCGGTTCCAAGTCAACAGGGACATCAATCTCTCTTATGGTCTCATTGAGCCATGATTTCTCTTTCGCTTCCACCCCGACTCCAACAAACCTGATTCTGTTTGAGGCCACCGCCCCATCTCGTGTTGTCCCATGGAGAGTGAGTTCAGTCTGGCCTGTGGCAATGTTCAGTTCACCTTTCAGCTCTGCCAATGTTTCACTATGGCCGTTTCGAAGCTCGAAAATACAAAAGCCATGGTCAAGTTCGACAGGGCCTGAGCAACTCAAGCCGAATACGATTGTCACGTCATTACCTAAGCGCGAAAGCTTCTTGACTGCCATTCTAGGTCCTCCAATAGTTTTGAGTGGCATATCGAGACGGAGGTTGCATATAGACGAAGTACCAAGTGCTCTGACTGTGCAGTTGTTGTTTTCGAGTTGAAGGCTGGTTGCATCGTCGACTATAATGCTCCGAATAAAGGCACAGTAGTTGGTATAGTCGGTGATTTCGATACGCTGTTCCTGAGCAACAAAGTCTGTTCCCCAGAAATTCGTCTGGGTTTGGGGTAACTTGATCTGTCCAAATACGGTCCCGTTGAATGAGAGGGATGCCTCCGTTGTTATGATGGTGCTAGAGATCGTTCCTGTCCCAAACATGCGTCCCTCAATAACAAGATTGAAGGAGCTAAAGCATTAACAAGCCATAGCATAAACGGAGTGCGTTGCGCTTACTCTTCAGTAGCATTGCTGATCTTGAATCGAGTGATCCGAAGCTTTGCAAGGTCCAGCAGGTGCTGTACAATAGCATCCGCAATGCCTAAGGGTGAACAAGGTGCCCTTCTGTTAAGGTTTGCGGAATCAAGGGCCGTTCGGGCATACTCTTTGAAGAGAGGAGAGCTGGAGATAATCATGACTGGCGATTTGCTGCGGATGACGATTCTTAGATTCCTTGGCTGGTAGGTTTCAGAACTAATGGGAAGTGGAGGAACTACAAAGAATATGAAAGGTAATAGATAGTAAAGAACTGAAGCGACGGTGCTAAGCTTAGGAGTCCATTGCAAGCCTATGCGTCAGCTACAAGTGTTTGGCAGATGTAAGCACTGCTCGATAAAGATTCAGGACATGCACAAATCAAGGCCatcttatatataatggAGATATAATGTTAACGTGTTGATAATTTCCGCTCAAAATATGATTACCTGCATGCAGATATCTGACTGTATGCCCATCCCCATCCATAAACTCATACTAAATGCAGAGGAAAAAGGCGCGTAGAGATATAAACACCAGTTCATTGCTGACATAAGACCAATCAGACAGCAttatttaattcttattGTATTCTTCGCCTAATGGCAAGGCCTAGACCAGGTTTCCTGTCAGCTTAGAGTTATGATTAGGTATGCTCCTGTTGTGTCTGTTGCTGACCACAACACATCGTTGTTGGAACAGGCAGAATCCGTCTTCTCTAGACAAGGTACTAGATAAGTCAAGAATGTTtaagaagtcttattaaaaaagagTCCTCGAAAGCATTGGCAATACGTACACTAAGTCAAAGTATGTGAAAAGGATAAACATAGCAATATGGTGTGGGCGGACTTGAGCCAGCAGTCTCTAATACTAACTATCTATATCTTTTTTCTATAAAATGCCCTGGTCAATGAGCTCTGTGGGTTGCAAACCTGCCACGAGGGGACTGATTTTACTTCGACCAATGTTGAGGGCTTGGTTGTTCGGTATTCTATAACTCCCGGGATGCATATAAAGAGTGTTATGCCTGAAGGGGATCTGAATGACAGACAACATGCTATCTGTTATATTCAAGTACTCAAATTTTACTTTGAATCTTCACGCATGTCTTCTCACTCTCCGCCGATGTGTCATATATCAGGGCTGTAACAGAAGTCACCGACAACCAACGCTTCTGCGTAATGCAAAAGCATGTCTTTCAGCAATGAACTTGCCACAGAGTGATTCTCATTCATTGTATCTAGTAGCTTACCCTAACCGTCTTGGCCCCTTGCTGCAAACATAGCAAATACGTCGAGCAATGATAATGACAACTGAACGCACCACAAGAAGAAGGTATTTAGATCAGTAGAGTTACCTCCTATCAGATACCTCGCTAATCAAAGGCTTGCGTTGATACGTAGACCTTCCAAGCTAGCTAGGTATATTGACAAATCTTAGTGACCAGAGACCAAGTTCTCATTACTTGGTTTCATTCATGATCCTGTGACATGTTGGTAGTTGGATAGTTGGCTGAGACTGCCCAATAAACAGATTTAACATCACTGACGTATCCATTGATTTGTCTCATATCTAAGAGATCCGTTCAGTTTTTCCTCCAAGAACAATCCCAGGCCTATTATAGTACGCTATACATAAGGCATAAGATCCTCAGTCCAGCATTGAGTACGGCAC
This region includes:
- a CDS encoding uncharacterized protein (expressed protein), with amino-acid sequence MFGTGTISSTIITTEASLSFNGTVFGQIKLPQTQTNFWGTDFVAQEQRIEITDYTNYCAFIRSIIVDDATSLQLENNNCTVRALGTSSICNLRLDMPLKTIGGPRMAVKKLSRLGNDVTIVFGLSCSGPVELDHGFCIFELRNGHSETLAELKGELNIATGQTELTLHGTTRDGAVASNRIRFVGVGVEAKEKSWLNETIREIDVPVDLEPKCVEILWC